From a single Drosophila sulfurigaster albostrigata strain 15112-1811.04 chromosome 3, ASM2355843v2, whole genome shotgun sequence genomic region:
- the LOC133846015 gene encoding dynein regulatory complex protein 8 isoform X1, with protein MEIGISLSNELEVRISEAFCIFDHHGDKYIDTRNIGNVLRFLGCVPTNKEVNEIIAATDSVENPGETHLPRFMAHVSHLLMERKMEPASPQKLLEAFEVLDPENKRFLTKEYFGKLMSEEGEVFNKEELDAMWPVAIDPITDNIPYIFYINKLKHKTTIYDVAEAVKEELAANEKEKKK; from the exons ATGGAAATTGGAA TTTCTCTTTCGAATGAACTAGAGGTTCGCATCTCCGAAGCATTCTGTATTTTCGATCATCATGGcgataaatatatagatactCGTAATATAGGAAATGTGCTGAGATTTTTGGGATGCGTTCCAACAAATAAAGAAGTCAACGAAATCATTGCGGCAACGGATTCAGTTGAGAATCCAGGAGAGACGCATTTGCCTAGGTTCATGGCTCACGTCTCACATTTGCTTATGGAAAGAAA aatggAGCCTGCTAGTCCTCAAAAACTTTTAGAAGCTTTTGAAGTTTTAGATCCGGAAAATAAGCGATTTCTCACGAAAGAATATTTTGGTAAATTAATGAGTGAAGAAGGAGAAGTGTTCAATAAAGAAGAATTGGACGCAATGTGGCCAGTGGCCATAGATCCAATAACGGATAATATTCcctatatattctatattaatAAGCTGAAG CACAAAACCACAATCTATGATGTTGCAGAAGCAGTGAAGGAAGAACTGGCTGCTAACgagaaggaaaagaaaaagtag
- the LOC133846015 gene encoding dynein regulatory complex protein 8 isoform X2 yields the protein MEIGKVRISEAFCIFDHHGDKYIDTRNIGNVLRFLGCVPTNKEVNEIIAATDSVENPGETHLPRFMAHVSHLLMERKMEPASPQKLLEAFEVLDPENKRFLTKEYFGKLMSEEGEVFNKEELDAMWPVAIDPITDNIPYIFYINKLKHKTTIYDVAEAVKEELAANEKEKKK from the exons ATGGAAATTGGAA AGGTTCGCATCTCCGAAGCATTCTGTATTTTCGATCATCATGGcgataaatatatagatactCGTAATATAGGAAATGTGCTGAGATTTTTGGGATGCGTTCCAACAAATAAAGAAGTCAACGAAATCATTGCGGCAACGGATTCAGTTGAGAATCCAGGAGAGACGCATTTGCCTAGGTTCATGGCTCACGTCTCACATTTGCTTATGGAAAGAAA aatggAGCCTGCTAGTCCTCAAAAACTTTTAGAAGCTTTTGAAGTTTTAGATCCGGAAAATAAGCGATTTCTCACGAAAGAATATTTTGGTAAATTAATGAGTGAAGAAGGAGAAGTGTTCAATAAAGAAGAATTGGACGCAATGTGGCCAGTGGCCATAGATCCAATAACGGATAATATTCcctatatattctatattaatAAGCTGAAG CACAAAACCACAATCTATGATGTTGCAGAAGCAGTGAAGGAAGAACTGGCTGCTAACgagaaggaaaagaaaaagtag
- the LOC133846014 gene encoding endoplasmic reticulum metallopeptidase 1-like produces MDDKEKLILYQSVEAPGNANAKKVSRNAKLPWYFATGFLMFWGLLFFAVVLPYFYRLPTPLTLEDVGNNVFIAERAYNNLYTLSNIGIKLSGTDKNEVEAVNFLLGELDKIKENMNNNLFDLEIDLFQSSGLFVIKTFHRVYQGVQNIAVKISPKNSTSETYLLINSHFDSESGPGAGDAGFMIVTMMEVLRVIATSKQPIQHPIVFLFNGGEEGGLQATHGFITTHRWAPLCKAVINLDAAGSGGRDILFQSGPNHPWLVKYYKKYIKHPFATTMAEEIFQAGLIPSDTDFRQFKTYGQIPGLDMAQCINGFVYHTRYDTIDVIPRGSLQNTGNNILGLVRGLANATELNDTEAHKTGHAVFFDFLGIYFFHYSEATGEYLNFGVGGAALLLIILSMWRMAAVSNVSLYLVINWLILVTVIQIISFALGIVLPLVVAYTMDSYGLTLTYYSTPVLIIGLYVCPSLIGLSLPLTIYFSLQCRNKISAPYHLQLALHEQAIILAVLSIVVTYLGYRSAYIFVIPLIFYVVALALNLMTILHDLGYAWTGLLKVSQVVPFLYSSYLFYTFIVVMRPMAGRSGSGTNQDLYIAFLSGLGTVLSFGFLVPLINTFRRPSLVILFLVASTGLTVYLASSTQLGFPYRPKTNTQRISYLDVRNIYYDFDGTISKDESGYLMLFQDRRRETPLVGSNVNTTGMISLASACEKQMMCGMPLYDNRFVTQRLQSFWIPRSEPIVPPIPATLLLLSKTLVNGTTVRYEFSLTGPTIMRLFIKAEEDVTISNWSFLRTYLENPPPAPIPHQIYLKYFTDDTPFKFFFEFFKTNRDYDVPLFELGVSAHYTAYDIDAKSKEFADSFPSYAFLDHWPAFYQRYYF; encoded by the exons ATGGACGACAAGGAAAAACTG ATTCTTTACCAATCGGTTGAAGCCCCTGGAAATGCCAATGCAAAGAAGGTTTCACGTAATGCAAAATTACCCTGGTACTTCGCTACTGGATTTCTGATGTTCTGGGGACTCCTCTTCTTCGCCGTAGTATTGCCCTACTTTTATCGCTTACCAACGCCTTTAACGTTGGAAGACGTTGGGAATAATGTGTTTATTGCCGAGCGTGCATATAATAATCTATATACTCTATCTAATATTGGAATCAAACTCAGTGGAACGGACAAAAACGAAGTGGAAGCTGTAAACTTTCTGTTGGGTGAACTGGacaaaatcaaagaaaacatGAATAACAATCTCTTTGATTTGGAAATTGACCTTTTTCAATCCTCTGGCCTTTTCGTCATCAAAACCTTTCACAGAGTGTATCAAGgagttcaaaatattgcagttAAGATCTCCCCCAAGAACAGTACAAGCGAGACATACCTTCTCATCAATAGTCACTTCGATTCTGAATCGGGACCAGGTGCCGGAGATGCGGGATTTATGATAGTCACTATGATGGAAGTTCTGCGAGTTATTGCAACATCGAAGCAGCCGATTCAGCATCCAATAGTCTTCTTATTCAATGGAGGTGAGGAAGGTGGACTTCAAGCTACCCACGGATTTATAACAACTCATAGATGGGCACCATTGTGCAA GGCCGTTATCAACCTTGATGCCGCTGGTAGTGGAGGTCGAGATATTCTATTCCAAAGTGGGCCCAATCATCCATGGCTAGTAAAA tactacaaaaaatacatcAAACATCCCTTTGCTACAACGATGGCTGAAGAAATCTTTCAAGCAGGTCTTATTCCATCCGACACAGATTTTCGACAGTTCAAAACCTATGGCCAAATACCAG GTTTGGATATGGCTCAATGCATTAACGGATTCGTTTATCACACTCGGTACGACACAATCGATGTAATCCCTCGTGGATCTCTGCAGAATACAGGCAACAATATTCTCGGCTTGGTTCGAGGATTAGCCAATGCTACCGAATTAAATGACACCGAG GCTCACAAGACTGGGCATGCAGTCTTCTTTGATTTCTTGGGGATTTATTTCTTCCACTATTCTGAGGCAACTGGCGAATACTTGAACTTTGGCGTTGGAGGAGCTGCTTTACTTTTGATAATTCTATCAATGTGGCGAATGGCAGCAGTGTCCAACGTTTCGTTATATCTCGTGATTAATTGGCTGATTCTTGTGACTGTGATTCAAATTATTTCGTTCGCACTCGGAATAGTTCTTCCATTAGTTGTTGCATATACAATGGATTCCTATGGACTAACACTGACATATTATAGTACGCCGGTGTTGATAATTGGATTATATGTGTGTCCTTCATTAATTGGCCTAAGTTTGCCATTAACAATTTACTTCAGTCTGCAATGTAGG AATAAAATCTCTGCTCCATATCATCTGCAGTTGGCACTGCATGAACAAGCTATAATTCTGGCGGTGTTATCCATTGTAGTTACTTACTTGGGTTATCGTTcagcatatatttttgttattccaTTAATTTTCTATGTTGTGGCGCTGGCTCTTAATTTAATGACCATATTGCATGACCTAGGCTACGCCTGGACAGGTCTGCTAAAGGTTAGCCAAGTTGTTCCATTTCTGTATAGCAGTTATCTCTTCTATACGTTCATAGTGGTGATGAGACCGATGGCTGGTCGCTCTGGCAGCGGGACCAATCAGGACTTGTACATTGCATTCTTGTCAGGATTAGGTACAGTTCTCTCCTTTGGGTTCCTG GTTCCACTGATCAACACGTTCCGCCGACCAAGCTTAgtgatattatttttggtgGCGAGCACAGGGCTCACAGTGTATTTGGCCAGCAGCACGCAGCTGGGATTTCCCTATCGACCAAAAACCAATACTCAACGTATTTCTTACTTG GACGTGCGAAATATATACTATGATTTCGATGGAACTATTAGCAAGGACGAGTCGGGCTACTTGATGTTATTTCAAGATCGCCGTCGAGAGACACCACTTGTGGGTTCTAACGTCAACACGACAGGCATGATTAGTCTGGCGTCGGCTTGTGAGAAGCAGATGATGTGTGGAATGCCTTTGTATGATAATCGTTTTGTGACGCAACGATTGCAGAGCTTTTGGATACCACGCTCAGAGCCCATTGTGCCACCAATACCAGCcacattgctgttgttgagcaAAACCCTTGTGAATGGTACAACAGTGCGCTATGAATTCAGTTTGACAGGTCCCACTATTATGCGATTGTTTATTAAAGCTGAAGAGGATGTAACGATCAGCAATTGGTCTTTCCTGCGCACATATCTCGAGAATCCACCGCCAGCCCCGATACCACATCAGATCTACTTAAAATACTTCACTGATGACACTccatttaaattcttttttgaaTTCTTT aaaaCAAATAGAGATTATGATGTACCTCTTTTCGAGCTGGGAGTTTCAGCACATTACACTGCCTACGATATTGATGCCAAAAGCAAGGAATTCGCAGATTCGTTCCCTTCCTATGCATTCCTTGATCATTGGCCTGCTTTTTATCAGAgatactatttttaa
- the LOC133844008 gene encoding endoplasmic reticulum metallopeptidase 1-like, with protein MTEERRLIWRKPVEALNKIAGKQHVPWYFASGFILFWCLLFFGIVIPYFYWLPTALTLEDEGKNVFISECAYRNLYNLSNIGIKISGTDKNEVEAVNFLLSELGKIQDNLQNELFDMEIDRSQASGSFLVNSALRVYQGVQNIAVKISPKNSRSETYLLINSHFDSESGPGAGDAGFMIVTMMEVLRVIATSKQPIQHPIVFLFNGAEEGGLQASHGFITTHRWAPFCKAVINLDAAGSGGRDVLFQSGPNHPWLVEYYKRYIKHPFATTMAEEIFQAGIIPSDTDFRQFKTYGQIPGLDMAQCINGFVYHTKYDTINVIPRESLQNTGDNILGLVRGLANATELNNTAAHRDGHAVFFDFLGVYFIHYSEATGKYINFGVAGTIFILIIVSMWRMANVSHVSYSYIIRWFILLLGIQISSFVLALTLPILISYVMDSFGLSLTYYSTPLLVFGLYVCPSLIGLTVPLTIFFSLQRNDKLSNHYHLQLALHGQAVILALVTVCLTLLDIRSTYIFVIPLGFYATSLVLNLMTILHDLGYAWIVLLKTSQIIPFLYSSYVFYILTVVLIPMGGRTGTSSNPDIIIAALAALGTVLSLGFLVPLINTFRRPSLGIFALLAVTALSVLLACSTQLGFPYRPKTNGQRIAYLEVRNKFYDYDGQLTKDESGYLMMFEDRRREQPLLDSNVNLSGMVSLKSRCERHMMCGMPLINNRCLVHSECSWIPRSEPVEPPQPTTLELLRKTVIEATTLRFEFNLTGPINMRLFIKPEEDVTINNWSFLRTYLDNPPSAGRPYQIYFKYAFDRSPLHFFIELSVKRREPMHNPSSQKLNTEFDVPLFQIGVSAQYIVDEGDDQSKEFASTFPSFSNLEHWPAFYQSFIY; from the exons ATGACTGAGGAGAGACGACTC ATATGGCGTAAACCAGTGGAAGCTCTCAATAAAATTGCCGGCAAACAGCATGTTCCCTGGTACTTTGCTAGTGgatttatattgttttggtGCTTGCTGTTCTTTGGGATTGTAATACCATATTTTTACTGGTTGCCCACGGCACTGACATTAGAGGACGAGGggaaaaatgtgtttatttcgGAGTGCGCATATCGCAATCTATATAATCTATCTAATATTGGAATTAAAATATCCGGAACTGACAAAAATGAAGTTGAGGCTGTAAACTTTCTATTAAGTGAATTGGGAAAAATTCAAGATAATCTccaaaatgaattatttgacATGGAAATTGACCGATCACAGGCTTCCGGATCATTTCTAGTTAATTCCGCTCTCCGAGTGTATCAGGgagttcaaaatattgccgtaAAGATCTCCCCCAAGAATAGTAGAAGTGAGACATACCTCCTCATCAATAGTCACTTCGATTCTGAATCGGGACCTGGTGCCGGTGATGCGGGATTCATGATAGTCACGATGATGGAAGTTCTACGAGTTATTGCCACATCGAAGCAACCGATTCAGCATCCAATAGTCTTCTTGTTCAATGGAGCCGAGGAAGGCGGACTTCAAGCTTCGCATGGATTTATAACAACTCACAGATGGGCGCCGTTCTGCAA GGCCGTTATCAACCTTGATGCTGCGGGGAGTGGAGGTCGGGATGTTCTATTCCAAAGCGGCCCCAATCATCCATGGCTAGTGGAA TACTACAAAAGATACATCAAACATCCTTTTGCCACAACCATGGCTGAGGAAATCTTTCAGGCAGGAATAATTCCATCCGACACAGACTTTCGACAATTTAAAACTTATGGCCAAATCCCAG GATTGGACATGGCTCAGTGCATTAACGGATTTGTATATCACACTAAGTATGATACCATTAATGTAATCCCACGCGAATCATTGCAAAATACAGGTGATAATATTCTGGGATTGGTGCGCGGATTAGCTAATGCAactgaattaaataatacagcG GCACACAGGGATGGACATGCTGTATTCTTTGATTTTCTTGGGGTTTACTTCATACATTATTCCGAGGCTACTGGCAAATACATAAACTTTGGAGTCGCTggaactatttttattttgattattgtttCAATGTGGCGAATGGCAAATGTTTCTCACGTCTcatattcttatattattCGTTGGTTCATCCTCTTACTTGGGATTCAGATTTCTTCCTTCGTACTTGCTCTAACTCTTCCGATTTTGATCTCATACGTTATGGATTCCTTTGGCTTATCACTGACTTACTATAGCACTCCACTCTTAGTATTTGGATTATATGTGTGTCCCTCACTTATTGGACTTACTGTGCCCTTAACCATCTTCTTTAGTCTTCAGCGTAAC GATAAGCTTTCAAATCATTATCATCTTCAGTTGGCATTACACGGTCAAGCCGTAATACTGGCTCTTGTAACTGTTTGTCTAACGCTACTAGATATCCGatcaacatatatttttgtaattccCTTAGGATTTTATGCAACTTCTTTGGTACTGAATTTAATGACCATTTTACATGATCTTGGATATGCGTGGATAGTTTTGCTGAAGACAAGCCAAATTATTCCATTTTTGTATAGTAGCTACgtcttttatatattaactGTCGTGCTGATACCGATGGGTGGACGAACCGGCACATCTTCAAATCCAGATATAATTATTGCAGCCTTGGCGGCTCTGGGAACAGTTCTCTCCTTAGGTTTCTTG GTTCCGCTAATCAACACTTTCCGTCGACCAAGTTTAGGGATATTTGCTCTACTAGCAGTCACAGCACTCTCAGTGCTCTTGGCCTGCAGCACACAATTAGGATTTCCCTATCGACCGAAGACCAATGGACAACGGATTGCATATTTA GAAGTACGAAACAAGTTCTATGACTACGATGGCCAGTTAACTAAGGACGAATCGGGTTACTTGATGATGTTCGAAGATCGCCGTCGAGAGCAACCTCTTCTGGACTCTAATGTTAATCTGTCTGGCATGGTTAGCCTGAAATCGAGATGCGAGAGGCACATGATGTGTGGGATGCCTTTGATTAACAATCGCTGTTTAGTTCATTCCGAATGTTCTTGGATTCCTCGTTCAGAGCCAGTTGAGCCTCCACAACCAACCACATTGGAGTTGCTACGGAAAACTGTTATTGAAGCTACAACTTTGCGCTTTGAGTTCAATTTGACTGGCCCCATTAATATGAGATTGTTTATAAAACCCGAAGAAGATGTAACGATTAACAACTGGTCATTCTTGAGAACTTATTTGGATAACCCTCCATCAGCAGGAAGACCGTAtcagatttattttaaatacgcATTTGATCGCTCGCCTTTACACTTCTTTATTGAACTTTCGGTGAAAAGAAGAGAACCAATGCATAATCCTTCTTCACAGAAATTAAACACAGAATTTGATGTTCCGCTATTCCAAATAGGAGTCTCTGCACAATATATTGTCGATGAGGGCGATGACCAAAGCAAAGAGTTTGCATCGACATTTCCCTCGTTTTCCAATTTAGAGCACTGGCCTGCTTTTTATCAAAGCTTCATCTATTAG
- the LOC133842386 gene encoding endoplasmic reticulum metallopeptidase 1-like encodes MGDKEQLISDESVEATRNVAKKDNYLKLPWYFAGGFLVFWALLFFAIVIPLFYKLPTPLTMEDAKKSVFITERAFNNLYTIANIGNKLTGSPENEIQAVDFIVNELESIQSVLLTDYFTLEYKTEQVSGGFAYSTMLNTYKGVQNVVARLSPINGTTDDALLINSHFDSKPYTNSAGDAGFMIVAMLEVLRVIATTKQSIDHPLIFLFNGAEEGALEASHGFILNDPWAKACRAVINLDAAGSGGKDILFQSGPNHPWLIKYYKQCIKYPFAQTMAEEIFQSGIIPSDTDFRQFSTYLDIPGLDMAQVINGYVYHTKYDLIDVIPRGALQNTGDNILSLVRCFANATEIYDTAAYASGHAVFFDFLGVYFFYYSESTGIYLNYGVAGATIILIFVSIWRMSSVSKVSICHVIRWFIFVFVIQIISFVLGLGLPIAVAYGMDSLGLTLTYYSTHLLVVGLYVCPSLIGLSVPITIYYSLQRNDKLSNPYHLQLALHSQAILLAVLAAVVTYLGYRTAYIFTIPLIFYVGSLALNLLTTLHDRGYSWSGLLKLSQVAPFLYSSYLMYVFIVALTPMGGRAGSGSNRDLYIAVLAALGTILSFGFLVPLINSFRRPSFVILGVLATTALAFYLASSTQLGFPYRPKTSGQRVSYLQVRNMFYEYDGTLSKDESGYLFSFQDRRGATPFAGTKVNLTGLVSIADRCDTHMMCGMPLYDYRFYANRPYLQWLPRSEPIVPPGDFQFELLNKTSVNSTTMQYWFKTSVSSHMNIYFQPNEDVQIIGWSFLESYLTNTPPYFIYLVHGIDESPYIFSVDIWKSDGDFDVPAFQLGCANHNVTAPGDAEAVKFASTFPSFSILAQWPVLYKRYIF; translated from the exons ATGGGAGACAAGGAGCAACTT ATCTCCGATGAATCGGTTGAAGCTACTAGAAATGTCGCCAAAAAGGACAACTATCTAAAACTGCCATGGTACTTTGCCGGTGGTTTCCTGGTGTTCTGGGCACTCCTCTTTTTCGCCATTGTAATTCCATTGTTCTACAAGCTACCCACGCCCCTGACAATGGAAGACGCTAAGAAGAGCGTTTTTATTACGGAACGTGCCTTCAATAACCTTTACACGATTGCCAACATTGGTAACAAATTGACGGGCAGTCCGGAAAATGAAATCCAAGCTGTCGATTTCATTGTTAATGAACTCGAAAGTATTCAAAGTGTCTTATTGACGGACTACTTCACATTGGAATATAAAACGGAGCAAGTCTCTGGAGGATTCGCTTATAGCACAATGCTAAACACTTACAAAGGAGTTCAGAATGTTGTCGCAAGATTGTCGCCCATAAACGGCACAACCGATGACGCACTTCTGATCAATAGTCACTTTGATTCTAAGCCATATACAAACTCGGCTGGTGATGCTGGATTCATGATTGTTGCAATGTTGGAAGTTCTACGAGTCATTGCGACAACTAAGCAGTCCATTGACCATCcacttatatttttgttcaacGGAGCTGAAGAAGGAGCATTGGAAGCATCTCATGGTTTCATATTAAATGACCCATGGGCAAAGGCTTGCAGGGCTGTCATCAACTTGGACGCTGCAGGCAGTGGAGGCAAGGACATTCTATTCCAAAGTGGTCCCAATCACCCATGGCTTATTAAG TATTACAAGCAATGCATCAAATATCCGTTTGCTCAAACTATGGCGGAGGAAATTTTCCAATCGGGCATTATACCTTCGGATACAGATTTTCGTCAGTTTTCTACATACTTAGATATTCCCG GTTTGGACATGGCACAGGTTATTAATGGTTATGTCTATCATACCAAATATGATCTGATCGATGTGATTCCTCGTGGCGCGTTACAAAATACGGGAGACAATATTCTCAGCTTGGTCCGGTGCTTCGCGAATGCTACTGAAATTTACGATACTGCT GCTTATGCGAGTGGACATGCGGTCTTCTTCGATTTCCTGGGTGTTTACTTCTTCTATTATTCAGAGTCGACTGGAATTTATTTGAACTACGGAGTTGCTGGAGCCACTATCATTCTAATTTTTGTTTCGATCTGGCGAATGTCATCTGTTTCCAAAGTCTCCATTTGCCATGTGATCCGTTGGTTTATCTTCGTTTTTGTGATTCAGATTATTTCCTTCGTGCTTGGTCTAGGACTTCCAATTGCAGTCGCGTACGGAATGGATTCCCTTGGATTAACACTGACTTACTATAGCACCCATTTGCTGGTAGTCGGATTGTATGTGTGCCCCTCACTTATTGGCCTCAGTGTGCCCATTACTATCTACTACAGTCTTCAGCGTAAC gATAAACTCTCAAATCCTTACCACCTCCAGTTGGCATTGCACAGTCAAGCCATCCTCCTCGCTGTTCTCGCAGCTGTTGTTACGTATCTGGGCTACCGCACAGCATATATCTTCACTATTCCACTTATCTTCTACGTCGGTTCCTTGGCCCTGAACCTATTGACTACTCTGCACGATCGGGGTTATTCTTGGTCAGGCCTGCTGAAGCTCAGTCAGGTCGCTCCTTTCCTGTACAGCAGCTATCTGATGTATGTCTTTATTGTGGCCCTAACTCCTATGGGTGGTCGTGCTGGTAGTGGGAGCAACCGGGATTTGTATATTGCTGTCTTGGCTGCCTTAGGAACTATTCtctcttttggttttttg GTTCCGCTTATCAACTCATTCCGACGACCAAGCTTTGTAATACTCGGCGTATTGGCAACCACAGCTCTCGCTTTTTACTTGGCCAGTAGCACTCAACTGGGTTTCCCATACCGTCCAAAGACGAGTGGTCAGCGCGTTTCATATTTG CAAGTGCGCAATATGTTCTACGAGTATGATGGAACTCTCAGTAAAGATGAGTCTGGATATTTGTTTAGCTTCCAAGATCGTCGCGGAGCAACTCCATTCGCAGGCACCAAAGTCAACCTAACTGGTCTGGTTAGCATTGCAGACAGATGCGATACACATATGATGTGTGGAATGCCGTTGTATGACTACCGCTTTTACGCGAATCGTCCATACCTCCAATGGCTTCCACGTTCCGAGCCCATTGTCCCACCAGGCGACTTCCAGTTTGAGCTTTTGAATAAGACCTCCGTCAACTCTACAACTATGCAATACTGGTTTAAGACGTCGGTTTCTAGCcacatgaatatatatttccagCCCAACGAAGATGTTCAAATCATTGGCTGGTCATTCTTGGAAAGCTATCTTACGAACACCCCGCCATACTTCATTTATCTTGTGCACGGTATTGATGAAAGTCCATATATCTTTAGTGTGGATATTTGG AAATCGGATGGAGACTTCGACGTACCCGCATTCCAACTAGGATGTGCAAATCATAATGTTACAGCGCCTGGTGATGCCGAAGCTGTGAAATTTGCATCAACATTCCCATCATTTTCAATCCTAGCCCAATGGCCCGTATTATACAAAcgatacattttttaa